The Brasilonema sennae CENA114 genome includes a region encoding these proteins:
- a CDS encoding DUF2993 domain-containing protein produces the protein MQESHLHSKKSHKTRIVTNVLTAALKLWLKTQVSQVSQLEVEIKASDRQLLSGCIPWVSVFASHAVYRGLHLTQIQLVAENIRINIGSVLKGQPLRLLETVPVVGELIQSQEDLNASVSSTLLSTGLYEVMVELFPEHQFKSKSITWKKIDLEQSKATLFAILADEGEPTHLDISMSPQLISTQELLLSSIQVKSDIGALLEPSHKELSFNLGSDVDIQELTLIPGKLICRGRINVNP, from the coding sequence ATGCAAGAGTCTCATTTACACTCGAAAAAATCACACAAGACACGTATTGTCACAAATGTGTTGACAGCAGCACTCAAGCTGTGGTTGAAAACTCAAGTGAGCCAAGTCTCTCAACTGGAAGTCGAAATCAAAGCCAGCGATCGCCAACTTCTGTCTGGTTGCATTCCTTGGGTATCTGTTTTTGCCAGTCATGCTGTATATCGAGGTCTCCATCTTACACAAATTCAACTAGTTGCAGAAAATATTCGTATCAATATTGGCTCAGTACTCAAAGGACAACCACTACGACTATTAGAAACAGTACCAGTAGTTGGCGAGCTGATCCAATCACAGGAGGATCTCAATGCGTCTGTGTCATCTACCTTGTTATCGACTGGTTTATATGAGGTTATGGTTGAACTTTTTCCAGAACACCAGTTTAAATCCAAGTCCATAACTTGGAAAAAAATTGACCTTGAGCAGAGTAAAGCAACACTCTTCGCTATTTTGGCAGACGAAGGCGAGCCTACTCATTTAGATATTAGTATGAGTCCGCAGCTAATTAGCACACAGGAATTGCTACTCTCATCAATCCAAGTCAAAAGCGATATAGGAGCCCTGCTTGAGCCTAGTCACAAAGAACTTTCTTTCAATCTGGGATCGGATGTTGATATCCAAGAGTTAACTCTTATCCCAGGAAAGTTAATATGTCGCGGAAGGATTAACGTCAACCCCTGA
- a CDS encoding pseudouridine synthase, whose protein sequence is MQARLQKILSQWGIASRREAEEMIRHSRVLINGELAHLGQKADPQTDTITVDGKQLSVLQRPAFIYLLLHKPLGVLTTCDDPNGRPTVLDLLPKQISSGQGIHPVGRLDIDSTGALILTNDGDLTFGLTHPSHSISKTYRVLVKGHPPQEVLQMWRQGVVLDETRTRPAQVRIIEKFASSCCLEIILKEGRNRQIRRVAQQLGYPVIELHRTAIGSIQLQTPGKGHLGEGEYRHLEEFEILFLKKAIAAVSY, encoded by the coding sequence ATGCAGGCACGGTTACAAAAAATTCTTTCTCAATGGGGTATAGCCTCACGTCGTGAAGCTGAAGAGATGATCAGGCACTCACGCGTGCTCATCAATGGTGAATTGGCACATTTGGGTCAAAAGGCTGATCCTCAAACAGATACTATCACGGTTGATGGAAAGCAACTGTCTGTCCTACAGCGCCCAGCTTTCATTTACCTGTTACTGCACAAACCACTTGGGGTGCTGACTACTTGTGATGATCCAAATGGAAGACCTACTGTATTAGACTTACTTCCTAAACAAATAAGTTCCGGTCAAGGTATTCACCCAGTAGGTCGGTTAGATATAGATTCTACAGGAGCATTAATACTTACAAACGATGGAGACCTCACTTTTGGTCTAACTCATCCTAGTCATAGTATTTCTAAGACATACCGTGTTTTGGTCAAAGGACATCCTCCACAAGAAGTTCTACAGATGTGGCGTCAGGGTGTGGTCTTGGATGAGACAAGAACGCGACCAGCACAAGTACGAATCATAGAAAAGTTTGCTTCTTCTTGCTGCTTAGAAATTATTTTGAAGGAGGGGAGAAATCGTCAGATTCGCCGTGTTGCTCAACAATTGGGATACCCAGTTATTGAACTACATCGCACTGCTATTGGTTCTATTCAATTGCAAACGCCTGGAAAAGGTCACTTAGGTGAAGGTGAGTATCGCCATCTAGAGGAGTTTGAAATTCTTTTTTTAAAAAAAGCAATTGCAGCAGTTTCCTATTAA
- a CDS encoding helix-turn-helix domain-containing protein, whose amino-acid sequence MTWQTKKDKDESIPSFEQQRAEILAQMGAQLLALRLGQGLSLEEMVLLTKIPQRLLEAIEQGDLTKLPEPIYTQGLIRQFADALGLNGAEFSTTFPTDIDQFSQNLGWKRTSGSQLRPVHLYVLYVFLIFCSVTGLSKLLNATTLQATYSQNNQKEQTQPLAQQQTTQNQKVQLVQAVSKLPDNAIEPQQVQIGVTLKQTSWIKVVADGKLQYEGELPQGTQRTWMAQGQLTVKAGNAGSVLMSVNKQQAKQFGEPGTVKEVTIAANTRS is encoded by the coding sequence ATGACGTGGCAAACAAAGAAAGACAAGGATGAATCTATACCTTCATTCGAGCAACAAAGAGCCGAAATTCTCGCCCAAATGGGTGCTCAACTGTTGGCGTTACGCTTGGGACAGGGTTTATCCCTAGAGGAAATGGTGCTTTTGACCAAAATTCCCCAACGACTATTAGAGGCGATAGAACAAGGTGATTTGACTAAACTCCCAGAGCCAATTTACACTCAGGGTTTGATACGGCAATTTGCTGATGCACTAGGGTTGAATGGCGCAGAGTTTTCCACTACCTTTCCTACAGATATAGACCAGTTCAGCCAAAACTTAGGTTGGAAAAGGACATCAGGGAGTCAATTACGCCCTGTCCATCTTTATGTGCTATACGTATTTTTAATTTTTTGCTCCGTCACTGGTTTGTCTAAGTTACTCAACGCAACAACATTACAAGCAACTTATAGCCAAAATAACCAGAAAGAACAAACACAGCCCCTAGCACAACAACAAACCACCCAAAATCAAAAAGTACAACTTGTTCAAGCTGTCAGTAAATTACCTGACAACGCCATAGAACCGCAGCAGGTGCAAATTGGTGTTACATTGAAACAGACATCTTGGATAAAAGTGGTAGCCGATGGCAAACTCCAGTACGAAGGTGAACTCCCACAGGGGACTCAACGTACTTGGATGGCTCAGGGACAACTGACTGTTAAAGCAGGTAATGCGGGTAGCGTGTTGATGAGTGTTAACAAGCAACAAGCTAAGCAATTCGGAGAACCGGGTACAGTCAAAGAAGTGACGATCGCAGCTAATACTAGATCTTAA
- the malQ gene encoding 4-alpha-glucanotransferase: protein MPFPRSSGILLHPTSFPSRFGIGDLGIQAYEFIDFLRESGQQFWQVLPLGPTGYGNSPYASYSAMAGNPLLISPEKLVELGMLSEEDFANLPVFQESKVDYDKVIPIKIELLKKACENFKDRATPLQQKEFAGFCDSKAYWLEDYALFMALKDSHNGTSWHTWDRELAKRQPEAIEQAQRQLSTEIFYYKFTQYEFFREWSQLKTYANMSGIQIIGDIPIYVAHDSADVWSHPHIFCLDEQTGEAALMAGVPPDYFSATGQLWGNPIYNWEGLKNQDFSWWIGRFEAMLDYLDVIRIDHFRGFEAYWAVKKGEQTAMNGEWIKAPGEELFETIKQRLGKLPVMAEDLGVITPEVEALRDKYEFPGMKILQFGFGSDAANPFLPFNYSPNCIVYTGTHDNDTTVNWFNTASEEERQNLLLFLGCQSPEGIHWDLIRLAMTCVANQAIIPLQDLLGLGGEARMNFPSKAEGNWEWCYQANALTKELSDRLQNLTKLCGRAPQPK from the coding sequence ATGCCTTTTCCTAGATCCAGCGGTATTTTGCTACATCCCACTTCCTTTCCCAGCCGATTTGGCATTGGGGATTTAGGAATCCAAGCTTATGAGTTCATTGATTTTCTCAGAGAAAGCGGCCAACAATTTTGGCAAGTGCTACCTCTAGGACCAACTGGGTATGGTAACTCTCCTTACGCTTCTTATTCAGCAATGGCTGGAAATCCGCTGCTGATTAGTCCAGAAAAATTGGTAGAACTGGGTATGCTATCTGAGGAGGACTTTGCTAATTTACCAGTTTTTCAAGAATCTAAGGTAGATTACGACAAGGTCATACCCATTAAAATCGAACTGTTAAAAAAAGCCTGCGAGAATTTTAAAGATAGGGCAACACCCTTGCAGCAGAAGGAATTTGCTGGTTTTTGTGATAGCAAAGCCTATTGGCTAGAGGATTATGCCTTGTTTATGGCGCTCAAAGATTCCCATAATGGAACAAGTTGGCATACTTGGGACCGAGAACTTGCCAAGCGTCAACCGGAAGCAATAGAACAGGCACAACGGCAGTTGAGTACGGAAATTTTTTATTACAAGTTTACCCAATACGAATTTTTCCGCGAGTGGTCCCAACTCAAAACCTATGCCAATATGAGCGGTATTCAAATTATTGGCGATATTCCTATCTACGTAGCCCATGACAGTGCTGACGTGTGGTCCCATCCCCATATTTTTTGCTTGGACGAACAGACGGGAGAAGCAGCACTGATGGCGGGAGTTCCACCAGATTACTTCAGCGCCACTGGTCAATTATGGGGTAACCCCATTTATAACTGGGAGGGATTGAAAAACCAGGACTTTAGCTGGTGGATAGGACGCTTTGAGGCGATGCTGGATTATCTAGATGTAATCCGTATTGACCACTTCCGAGGATTTGAAGCTTACTGGGCTGTTAAAAAAGGGGAACAAACAGCCATGAATGGAGAATGGATCAAAGCCCCTGGAGAAGAATTGTTTGAGACAATTAAACAGCGATTAGGTAAGCTACCTGTGATGGCGGAGGACTTGGGAGTCATTACGCCAGAAGTAGAAGCGCTGCGAGATAAGTATGAATTTCCTGGAATGAAAATTTTGCAGTTTGGCTTTGGTTCTGACGCTGCTAACCCATTTTTACCTTTCAACTATTCACCCAATTGTATCGTTTACACCGGAACTCACGACAACGACACAACCGTAAACTGGTTCAATACAGCCTCAGAAGAGGAAAGGCAAAACTTGTTGCTTTTCTTGGGTTGTCAAAGTCCTGAAGGGATTCATTGGGATTTGATTCGACTTGCGATGACTTGTGTGGCGAATCAAGCAATTATTCCGTTACAGGATCTTTTGGGCTTAGGAGGTGAAGCGCGGATGAACTTCCCTAGTAAAGCCGAAGGTAACTGGGAGTGGTGCTATCAAGCGAATGCTTTGACTAAGGAATTAAGCGATCGCCTACAAAATCTCACTAAGTTATGTGGACGTGCGCCGCAACCTAAGTGA
- a CDS encoding NUDIX domain-containing protein → MTYRNPAPTVDIIIELIDRPHRPIVLIERHNPPLGWAIPGGFVDYGESVEIAAQREALEETSLQVELVEQFHVYSDPSRDPRKHTLSVVFLATATGEPKAGDDAKAMGIFESWRVPVNLCFDHDRILRDYWRYRHYGIRPRLD, encoded by the coding sequence ATGACTTACCGAAATCCTGCTCCAACAGTTGATATCATCATCGAATTGATTGACCGTCCTCATCGACCAATAGTGTTAATTGAGCGACATAATCCCCCTTTAGGTTGGGCTATCCCCGGTGGTTTTGTAGATTACGGAGAATCTGTTGAGATAGCTGCACAGCGCGAGGCTTTGGAAGAAACTAGCTTGCAGGTGGAGTTGGTTGAACAATTTCATGTGTATTCTGATCCCAGCCGCGATCCCCGCAAGCACACACTCAGCGTTGTGTTTTTGGCAACTGCAACAGGTGAACCCAAAGCAGGGGATGATGCTAAGGCTATGGGAATTTTTGAGTCTTGGCGTGTGCCAGTGAATTTATGCTTTGACCATGATAGAATTTTGCGGGATTATTGGCGATATCGGCATTATGGGATACGTCCCAGGTTGGATTAA
- a CDS encoding RidA family protein yields MSRRVIRTDKAPAPVGPYNQAIVASGEMIFVAGQISLDPSTGKIVGEGDVTGQTQQVMANLEAILTSAGASFENVVKTTVFLADMNDFAAVNAVYAKYFDEATAPARACVQVSRLPKDVLVEIECIAVISS; encoded by the coding sequence ATGAGTAGAAGGGTTATTCGTACTGATAAGGCACCTGCACCTGTGGGACCGTATAATCAAGCGATTGTCGCGTCTGGTGAAATGATTTTTGTCGCTGGGCAAATTTCTCTTGATCCCAGTACGGGAAAGATTGTTGGTGAAGGGGATGTGACTGGGCAGACTCAACAGGTGATGGCAAATTTAGAAGCAATTCTCACATCTGCTGGGGCGAGTTTTGAGAATGTGGTGAAAACAACTGTGTTCTTGGCGGATATGAATGATTTTGCCGCGGTAAATGCGGTATATGCAAAGTATTTTGATGAGGCGACAGCGCCTGCGCGTGCGTGTGTACAGGTATCGCGTTTACCCAAGGACGTGTTGGTAGAGATAGAGTGTATTGCGGTCATTTCAAGCTAA
- a CDS encoding DUF4327 family protein, with protein MSVNTVPSISYYSLDVIQDEARRLVQKGLVSRQQPIYTLCQYIPAREWVCIECELEKCDFLLRDRIADLIGREQWEND; from the coding sequence ATGAGTGTGAATACGGTGCCTTCTATCAGTTACTATTCTCTAGATGTGATACAAGATGAAGCACGCCGACTGGTGCAAAAGGGCTTGGTAAGCAGACAGCAGCCGATTTATACCTTGTGCCAATACATCCCGGCTAGAGAGTGGGTATGTATTGAATGTGAATTAGAAAAGTGTGATTTCTTGCTGCGCGATCGCATTGCCGATCTGATTGGTCGGGAACAGTGGGAAAACGACTAA
- a CDS encoding glycoside hydrolase family 3 N-terminal domain-containing protein has translation MLPDIDKLSLPEQVAQMIVVRASGFLFDHQIQYPVWEPPAATLQHWVQDLGVGGVILLGGSAGELAIRTQQLQKWAKTPLLIAADIEEGVGQRFSGSTWFPPPMALASIFRKDQKLGLDYAQKMGAITAQEALAIGINWVLAPVVDVNNNPDNPVINVRAFGETPDEVSQLACAFIRGAKTHPVLTTAKHFPGHGDTAVDSHLDLPVIPHSLQRLAEVELPPFAAAIASGVDTVMSAHLLIPSLDPQLPATLSHKILTGLLRQKLGFSGLITTDALVMGAIANRYGATEAVVMALLAGADILLMPVDPEEAISAVCTAVESGRISRSRIRESVERIWQAKSKVSCEPVTTTGFIERTAQKDSLEIVGEILQQSQIIHGSALALEQLIDVIKLNNKQKVNLYNIIIVDEIINCAFLDKNAPVITLTNQVGYKIQIVDSQTQNTSNLEENHPTLLQVFIRGNPFRGSAGLTKAAEDLFKKLLTTKGLQAFVLYGSPYVWQQFIPLLPMDIPGVFSYGQMPAAQDRALRTLFGM, from the coding sequence ATGCTGCCCGATATAGACAAACTCTCCCTGCCTGAACAGGTGGCTCAGATGATCGTTGTTCGTGCCTCCGGCTTTTTATTTGATCATCAAATTCAGTATCCTGTCTGGGAACCACCAGCAGCGACACTCCAACACTGGGTGCAAGACTTGGGGGTTGGTGGAGTGATTTTACTGGGGGGAAGTGCTGGGGAATTAGCTATCAGGACACAACAATTGCAAAAATGGGCGAAAACTCCTCTACTGATCGCTGCTGATATTGAAGAAGGTGTTGGACAGCGGTTTAGTGGCTCAACTTGGTTTCCGCCACCAATGGCGTTAGCCTCTATCTTCCGCAAGGACCAAAAGTTGGGTTTGGATTATGCCCAAAAAATGGGAGCTATCACTGCACAAGAAGCTTTAGCCATTGGGATTAACTGGGTACTCGCTCCTGTGGTGGATGTGAACAATAATCCTGATAACCCTGTGATTAATGTTCGCGCTTTTGGCGAAACGCCTGATGAGGTTAGTCAGTTGGCTTGCGCTTTTATTCGTGGTGCAAAGACTCATCCTGTGCTGACAACGGCGAAGCATTTCCCAGGACATGGGGACACGGCTGTTGATTCTCATCTGGATTTGCCTGTGATCCCGCACTCGCTACAGCGACTGGCAGAAGTGGAATTACCACCTTTTGCGGCGGCGATCGCCTCCGGTGTGGATACAGTCATGAGCGCTCACTTATTAATACCTAGTTTAGATCCACAATTACCAGCAACCTTGTCACACAAGATATTAACAGGGTTGTTGCGGCAAAAATTAGGCTTTTCAGGCTTGATAACTACAGATGCTTTGGTTATGGGTGCTATTGCCAACCGCTATGGGGCAACTGAAGCTGTTGTGATGGCATTGCTTGCTGGTGCTGATATTTTACTCATGCCTGTTGATCCTGAAGAGGCTATCAGTGCTGTATGTACCGCTGTTGAAAGTGGTCGGATTTCGCGATCACGCATTCGCGAGTCTGTTGAGCGCATTTGGCAAGCAAAGAGCAAAGTCTCTTGTGAACCAGTCACGACTACAGGTTTTATCGAGCGCACCGCCCAAAAGGATTCTCTTGAGATTGTTGGTGAGATTTTGCAGCAAAGCCAAATCATTCACGGCTCTGCGTTAGCATTAGAGCAACTCATAGATGTCATAAAACTTAATAATAAGCAAAAAGTGAATTTATACAATATAATCATTGTTGATGAAATCATAAATTGTGCTTTTTTAGACAAAAATGCACCAGTAATTACACTTACTAACCAGGTGGGATATAAAATCCAAATTGTTGATTCTCAAACTCAAAACACTAGTAACTTGGAGGAAAATCATCCGACTTTACTACAAGTCTTTATCAGAGGAAATCCATTTCGTGGTAGTGCAGGACTCACTAAGGCAGCAGAAGACTTATTTAAGAAATTGTTAACAACCAAGGGCTTACAAGCTTTTGTCTTATACGGTAGCCCATATGTATGGCAACAGTTTATACCTTTACTTCCGATGGATATTCCTGGTGTATTTTCTTATGGGCAAATGCCAGCAGCACAAGACCGCGCTCTACGCACCCTCTTTGGTATGTAG
- the rbfA gene encoding 30S ribosome-binding factor RbfA encodes MATDRRVSRVAELIKREVSQMLLNGIKDDRVGTGMVSVTDVDVSGDLQHAKIYVSIYGTEEAKAETMAGLKSATGYVRSELGARVRLRRTPEVVFLEDRSIERGTKVLSLLNKLELERQLENPAEENKNNFIKE; translated from the coding sequence ATGGCTACAGATCGCCGCGTTTCCCGCGTTGCTGAGCTAATTAAACGGGAAGTTAGCCAAATGTTACTCAACGGTATCAAGGATGATCGTGTGGGGACAGGAATGGTGAGTGTTACTGACGTTGATGTATCGGGAGATTTGCAACATGCGAAAATCTACGTCAGTATTTATGGCACAGAGGAGGCCAAAGCAGAAACAATGGCTGGGTTAAAGTCAGCGACAGGTTACGTCCGCAGTGAACTGGGTGCACGAGTCCGTCTGCGTCGTACACCAGAGGTAGTGTTTCTAGAAGATCGATCTATAGAACGCGGTACAAAGGTGCTGTCGCTGTTAAACAAGCTTGAGCTAGAACGTCAGCTAGAAAATCCGGCAGAAGAAAACAAAAATAACTTCATTAAAGAATGA
- a CDS encoding DUF751 family protein, whose product MFDGFWNNISRYARYFITILLGVLLNAYAPLIPLFKRPLTLIPILGFFLGALVFISLTLRAMLGFSTI is encoded by the coding sequence ATGTTTGACGGATTCTGGAATAATATTTCTCGCTACGCTCGCTACTTCATTACAATACTTTTGGGTGTGCTTTTGAATGCTTATGCGCCTTTGATACCTCTTTTTAAACGCCCACTCACTTTAATACCTATTTTGGGCTTCTTTTTAGGCGCTCTGGTTTTTATTAGTCTCACGCTGCGTGCGATGCTTGGTTTTAGTACAATTTAG
- a CDS encoding DNA adenine methylase, whose product MLSQVSKEDLPRPFLKWAGGKSRLIPTYHTFFPNDFQNYYEPFIGGGAVFFYLYNRPKEAFLTDINSELINTYNCVKNHLYELINILQYHEKQHNKDYYYQMRTTVEDSEVKKAARLIYLNKTCFNGLYRENSKGKFNVPMGRYKKPNICDSSSLRLASLALQSAEIKVRSFEHVLDDAINEDDFVYFDPPYYPVSSTSNFTSYSRYSFHEKEQNQLREVFGELAKRGVKVMLSNSDTSFIRDLYKEFHIHTVLAGRSINSNAKKRGVINELLITSY is encoded by the coding sequence ATGTTAAGTCAAGTTTCTAAAGAAGATTTACCACGTCCGTTTTTAAAATGGGCTGGTGGCAAAAGCAGACTAATACCAACATATCATACCTTTTTTCCTAATGATTTCCAAAATTATTATGAGCCATTTATAGGAGGGGGAGCAGTTTTTTTCTATCTGTACAACAGACCGAAGGAAGCATTTTTAACTGATATTAATTCAGAACTCATTAATACTTATAATTGCGTCAAAAATCATTTATATGAATTAATTAATATTCTCCAATATCATGAAAAGCAACACAATAAAGATTATTACTATCAAATGCGAACTACTGTTGAGGATAGTGAAGTAAAAAAAGCAGCTCGTTTAATATATTTGAACAAAACTTGTTTTAACGGTCTTTACAGAGAAAACTCCAAAGGCAAATTTAATGTACCAATGGGCAGATACAAAAAACCTAATATTTGTGATTCATCTAGCTTACGTTTAGCATCACTTGCTTTGCAGTCAGCAGAAATAAAAGTAAGAAGCTTTGAACATGTGCTAGATGATGCTATAAATGAAGATGATTTTGTCTACTTTGATCCACCTTATTATCCAGTCAGTAGTACCAGTAATTTTACATCATATAGTCGTTATAGTTTTCATGAAAAAGAGCAAAATCAACTAAGAGAAGTCTTTGGAGAACTCGCCAAACGTGGCGTCAAGGTGATGTTATCTAATTCAGACACTTCATTTATTCGCGATCTTTATAAAGAATTTCATATACATACTGTGCTAGCTGGGAGATCAATCAACTCTAATGCCAAAAAACGTGGCGTCATTAACGAACTGTTAATTACTTCGTATTAG
- a CDS encoding PD-(D/E)XK nuclease superfamily protein: protein MTQGGRANQSGNVLEKTVEGTLLGHGYELVGSNLVKKKRLGHLINCTSFPKRYARQVYIGSGIYGTDIYVDFYIIGSVTIPSGFIIECKWQQISGSVDEKLPYVNLNIQNCYPAPAIVLIDGGGMKPGSIIWLKNQVADNPNLLAVHNLSTFIAWTNNHL from the coding sequence ATGACTCAAGGTGGCAGAGCAAATCAGTCTGGCAACGTCTTGGAAAAAACTGTAGAAGGAACTTTGTTAGGGCATGGGTATGAGCTAGTCGGTTCTAATCTCGTAAAGAAGAAGCGTTTAGGACATCTTATAAACTGCACGAGTTTTCCAAAACGATACGCAAGACAAGTTTACATAGGATCAGGGATTTATGGTACTGATATTTATGTAGACTTTTACATCATTGGTTCAGTAACAATTCCTTCTGGTTTTATTATTGAATGTAAATGGCAGCAAATTAGTGGCTCTGTTGATGAAAAACTTCCTTATGTTAATTTGAATATCCAAAATTGCTATCCTGCACCCGCGATTGTTTTGATTGACGGAGGAGGAATGAAACCAGGCTCAATTATCTGGTTAAAAAACCAGGTAGCTGATAACCCCAATTTATTAGCTGTACATAATTTAAGTACTTTTATTGCTTGGACTAACAATCATCTCTAA
- a CDS encoding HetZ-related protein, with protein MKPNLPNLPISTPSLNHHVSTEQLQVCNSDALVQLLCNEMQPQVKTTSTSVQAIAKRIAKEVERICSKSSRIQTSGQIKSWLLNLARHRSQKCLRYYQLGSKKGRVELHSQLGAMVYRHIIISSSDLGFEARYNLIEDFLQAFYLEAIKAFRRENELPEDYTPRTQLELAEYMAFTEQYAKRRINLPSGNQQLVILRAQSFARRLPQETTVDIEQAVESAKTEEAESYQRHSAVQQVRSVMTAQSQFDPAEDSERDRVISELVKYLEAHGQADCIDYLSLKLQDLSAPEIDQILGLTTRQRDYLQQRFKYHVEKFAKQHQWQLVHQWLGAGLEQKLGLSSQQWEVFVSQLSEQQQQILQLKTAKQSDQAIARTIKCTPKQLQKRWTQMLEIAWTIRNGSTGMQAG; from the coding sequence ATGAAACCAAATCTTCCCAACCTACCCATATCCACACCTTCTTTAAATCACCACGTTTCGACGGAACAATTGCAAGTTTGTAATAGTGATGCTTTGGTGCAACTGCTGTGCAACGAAATGCAACCTCAGGTGAAAACAACATCTACGTCGGTGCAAGCTATAGCAAAGCGCATAGCAAAAGAAGTGGAACGCATCTGCAGCAAAAGTTCGCGCATCCAAACATCAGGACAAATTAAGTCTTGGCTGTTAAACTTGGCAAGACATCGTTCGCAAAAATGCCTGCGTTACTACCAATTGGGTTCAAAAAAAGGTCGTGTAGAATTACATAGCCAATTGGGGGCGATGGTTTACCGCCACATTATCATATCAAGTTCTGATTTAGGGTTTGAAGCTCGTTACAACTTGATTGAAGATTTCCTACAAGCATTTTATCTAGAAGCTATAAAAGCTTTCCGGCGTGAAAACGAACTTCCGGAAGATTATACCCCACGTACTCAACTGGAACTGGCAGAATATATGGCGTTTACAGAACAATATGCCAAACGTCGCATTAATCTGCCTAGCGGTAATCAACAGTTGGTTATATTACGTGCTCAAAGTTTTGCTCGTCGTTTACCTCAAGAAACAACAGTAGATATTGAACAGGCTGTTGAATCTGCTAAAACCGAAGAAGCAGAATCTTATCAGCGTCACTCAGCAGTTCAACAAGTTCGCTCTGTGATGACAGCACAATCTCAGTTTGATCCTGCTGAAGATTCTGAGCGCGATCGCGTCATCTCAGAATTAGTAAAATATTTAGAAGCTCACGGTCAAGCTGACTGCATAGATTATCTATCCTTAAAACTGCAGGATCTCTCAGCACCAGAAATTGACCAAATTCTCGGTTTAACCACCCGCCAGCGCGATTATCTACAACAGCGTTTTAAGTATCATGTAGAAAAGTTTGCCAAGCAACACCAGTGGCAGTTGGTACATCAATGGTTAGGCGCAGGGCTAGAACAGAAATTGGGTTTATCCTCCCAACAGTGGGAAGTCTTTGTGAGCCAACTTTCGGAACAGCAGCAGCAAATTTTGCAGCTCAAAACTGCAAAACAAAGTGATCAAGCAATCGCCAGAACAATCAAATGTACTCCCAAACAGCTACAAAAACGCTGGACTCAAATGTTAGAAATTGCATGGACTATCCGCAACGGTAGCACAGGAATGCAGGCAGGCTAA
- a CDS encoding L-threonylcarbamoyladenylate synthase — MAKIFQVHPDNPQVRRIEEIQAQLQRGAVMLYPTDTVYAIGCDLNAKSAVERVRQIKQLANDKPLTFLCPSLSNVATYAYVSDNAYRMMKSLIPGPYTFLLPATKLVPRLVQNPKRKTTGIRVPNHTMCIALLSALANPIISTSAHLPPNDDIDDEYNDKEAQTYLSRIELFDRLDKLVDVIVDTGEEPKYEVSTILDMTGEIPTIVRQGLGWEKVAAWV; from the coding sequence ATGGCAAAAATTTTCCAAGTTCATCCTGATAATCCCCAAGTCCGGCGTATAGAGGAAATACAAGCACAACTGCAACGTGGCGCAGTGATGCTTTATCCTACGGATACAGTTTATGCTATTGGTTGTGATTTAAATGCTAAATCAGCAGTGGAGCGAGTAAGACAAATAAAACAGTTGGCAAATGATAAACCACTGACATTTTTATGTCCCTCGCTTTCTAATGTAGCCACTTATGCTTATGTGAGCGATAATGCTTATCGGATGATGAAAAGCTTAATCCCAGGACCGTATACGTTTTTGTTACCTGCTACAAAGTTAGTGCCACGACTGGTACAAAATCCGAAGCGGAAGACCACTGGAATTAGAGTGCCAAATCATACTATGTGTATAGCTTTATTGTCAGCGCTGGCAAACCCAATTATTTCGACTTCAGCACATTTACCACCTAATGATGATATAGATGATGAGTATAATGACAAAGAAGCACAAACTTACCTATCCCGAATAGAATTATTTGACCGTTTGGACAAATTGGTAGATGTGATTGTGGACACTGGCGAGGAACCCAAGTATGAAGTTTCTACTATATTAGATATGACAGGAGAAATACCAACGATAGTGCGGCAGGGTTTAGGCTGGGAAAAAGTCGCTGCATGGGTATAA